Sequence from the Clostridium butyricum genome:
TTGTTTTTCTTTTTATTTTTTAAAACTTTATTACTTATCTTTTTATTGCTAGTTTTATTTTTATCCAATAGTTTCTTATTAAGATAATCACATATTAATCTCACAAACAGATTAGTTAAAAATATCAATATTGATAAAACAAATATTTCTTTGAACTTAGCATAATGCTGTAGTTCTTTAATTTTAGTTGTCATAACAGCTGTAGCTGTTCCAACAAGGAAAATTATTGCACTTATTGTTACCATTGAATTTATAAATAAATAACTGAACATTTCTATTATTGTAGAAAATGAATTTGGTATTACAACTCTAACTAATGTCTTAAACCATGAATCTCCTAAAAGTTCACCTGTTGTCTCCCATGATGGATTCATTTTAGAAAGAGAATTCTTAGCCATAAGATATGGTGTTGTAAAGAAATGAACCATGTTACAAATTATTATTATTAAAAATGTACCTTTTAAATCTGTCTTATTAAATAACATTAAATAAGCTAAACCTAAAACCATACCTGGTACTGTATTTGTAATCATAGAAAAACAATCTAAGCTTTTTCTGAATTTTCTATGAAGGCTTGTACGTGTATTTATTAATGCTCCAAGATAAGTTACCATTGTACCGAATATCCCACATAAAACTGCTACGAATATTGAGTTTTTATAAACAGTAAGTATATTATTTGAAGTTACAGTATTTTTAAAGTATTCTAATGTAAAGCTCATATTGTAAGGGAAATCAACCATGAATGGTGTTATGAACATTACAATAAATATTGAAAGAATGGATATTATTATTAAACTCCCAATAGATCCTAACACTACATCTCTAAATTTATTTTTTCCAAGCTCTATATCTGTTACTTTGTCATAATGAAAATTGAATCTTTCAAGATAATTGAGTAATAAAACTCCTAAAATTGCTGGCATAAGCATTAAAATAGCTATAACTGCCCCACCATTAAAATTAGGAATTGCTCCAAGCATAACCTGATACAAATGAGTTGAAACAACATTATATGTACCACCTACTGCTGCTGGTATACCGAAGTCTGTAAATGATAATATGAAAGCTGATACAAATGCTCCACCTATACTACCCATAAGTGGGCGTAGTATTGTATTTATAAGCTGTTTTGCTCTATTATCACCCATAAGATTAGATACTATGATAAATTTCTTATCAATATATTTAAAAGAATTGTTTATGAGTAAAAATGATGATGGAAGAGTATAAATAACATAACCTATTAACAAACCATTAAACCCATATATGTTCAAAAGTTCTCTTCCAAAAATCTTTGTTAATAATCCTTGTTTACCAAATGAATATATTATTGCAAATCCATAAGTTATTGTTGGTAGAAGCATTGGAAGTATAACTCCAAGTCTTATACACTTTTTTATGGGAGTAAAAATTCTTGTGCAGTTCAAAACATATGAAAGTATAAAACTTATTATTGTTGTTATTACTGCTGCACATAAAGATACAATTGTACTATTTTTTACTGCTCTTAAAAGTTCTGGATTACTTATTGTTTCTTTATAATTTTCAAATCCAATTCCACCATCTATCTGAATTGATTTAAAGAAAAGTATTCCTAATGGCAGTACTAAAAATCCTATAAAGAAAAGTGTTATTATTGTAAATATTGTTTTTACTTCTATCTTTGTTCTATTCATGCTAAGCACTCTCCAAACAAATTATATATATTGTTCTTTTTTATATGTAGCTGCTTTAATATAAACTCTTCTACAAATTCACAGCTTGGACTACTTATAACCTCATTAGGTGTCCCAAATTGAGCTATCTTACCATCATTTATTATTAATACCTTGTCAGACAAAGTTAATGCTTCTTCTGGATCATGTGTAACAACTATAGTTGTAAGTTTAAACTGCTTTACTATGGATTTAATTTTATCTTTTATTGATTCTTTTATAACCCCATCTAAAGCACTTAAAGGTTCATCTAAAAGCAATACCTTTGGTTTAGTCACAAGAGTTCTTGCAAGAGCAACTCTCTGTTTTTGTCCTCCTGATAATTGGCTTATATTTTTTTCTAAATGCTGCTGTAATCCTAAAATAGAAATTATTTCATCAACTTCTTTCTTTGTTGATATTCCCTTATTATTCTTTAATCCGTAAATTATATTTTCATAAGCACTTAAATTAGGAAATAATGCATAATCCTGAAATACTATATTAAATCCACGTTTTTTCATATGTACATTAGTGATATCATCACCGTTAAAAATTAAGTTTCCTTCATCCATATTCGTAAGACCTAAGATTATATTTAATAATGTTGTTTTTCCACTTCCACTTTGACCTAATAATGAAACTATTTCTCCATTTTCAATATTAAGACTGATGTTATCTAAAACTGTCTTGTCATTAAATTTTTTGGTTATATTTTTTAATTCTAGCACTTAAGCCACCTCCAAACCTTACAAGAATAAATATATCAACTCTTTGTAAAGTTTGTATTATACAATTGTTAATTGCAGGTAAAACATGACAATGTTTTTGCATACTCTTTAATAACTTTTGACAATGTTTTTTATATATGTGATAATATTTTTATTGTATTATTACATTCTTTTTTAAATAGTCTAAATTATTCCTATTTAATAGCTAAATAGGATATATAATATTATTATCAACTTATGTGAGGTGTTAGATATGTATCCTATAGAACGTCAGCTTGAAATCTTTGAATTAGCAAAAGTTAATGATGTTTTAAAATTAAAAGATCTTACAGATAAATTCAATATTTCCATTGAAACATTAAGACGTGATTTATCTGTATTAGAAAAGCAAGGGAAAATCCAAAAAATTTATGGTGGAATAAAATTAGCTGAAACTTATTCTGGTGAGCCACTTATGCAAAACAGAATGGAAAATAAGCTTGAAATAAAAGAAATTATCGGAAAGAAATGCAGCGAATTTGTAATTGAAGGTGACTGTATATTTTTAGACAGCGGCTCAACTACATATCATATTGCAAAAAATATAAAAAACATAAAAAATCTTATAGTTATAACAAATTCAATTCCTATTGTAAATGAACTTATAAATAGTGACGTAGAAGTTATAATTATAGGAGGAAAACTTAGACATAATGAAAGTTCAATTGTAGCTTATGATTACCTATTTAACTTTAAAACTTTAAATATTTCAAAAAGCTTCATATGTGCAGGAGGTATTACTTTAGATAAAGGTATTTCTGACTACAATATGGATGAAGCAATTACACGAAAAAAAATTCTTGAAATATCAAATGAGGTTTTTGTAGCCGCTGATAGCTCAAAGTTAGGAAGAGATGTACCTATTAATATATGTGGAATTGATAAAGTTAACTATGTAATTACAGATTCATCTTTAGATTCTTCTACGGAATCATCATTTAAAAACTCCCCTTGTGAACTTATTATTGCATATAAAAAATAATATGTTTGCATTATTTTTCACAGAAAATGCTATTATTCTAGGGATAAATATTTAAATATTAAAAATAAAACCATAGAGATTATATTACTCTATGGTTTTCACATTATTACAAAATTACTTAATTAGGATTTTCATTACTCATACAACTATCTACATATAATTCTTCATTATAGTCTTCTCTATTTTTTAATGTTTCTAGAGCCTTATCAGCTTCCTCTTTTGAAGAATACTCTCCAATGCTAACTGAATAAAGTCCATTTTTAGTCTTTACAACAGTAGCATCTTCATCAAAATACATCTCTGCTATCATAGCTAAAGGTTCTCCATTTTCCATTGGTTTTGATCGTATAAAATAAACATTTTTAGGTTCTTCTTTATTCTTATTAAATAACTTAAGTTCCATATATCCTGGTTCCTTATATTCTGATATAGAATAGTCTACATTTTCTTTAAGCTCTACTACAAATGAAATAGCTGAATCATCTAATACAATATTTCTATATACATCTTTTATATAAGAGCTACTAAGAATATCTTCTTGTAGTTTATTATAATCAAAATTTCTAACACCTGAGAAATCAAAAACAATTCTATTAGGTCCAACCTTTTTATTAACTGTATAACTAGGAGCAGTTGTTAATTGATTTTCTGATAAATTAAAGTTAATCTTAATAATATCTTCCTTACTCTCTGTTGAAATTAATACTCCATCAGTTATGCTTCCGCCTTTATTAATTTGAAATACGTCTACAAGTTTTCCTATTACCGGCATATCCTTTAATGCTGCTGAAACAGCTGGAACATTAACTGTAATTGTAAACGCTAGACATACAAATACAATTGCTGAACATTTCTTAGCTGTTTGAAATCGCTTATATCTTTTTCCTCTTTTTTCAGCCTTATTAATAATTTCCGAAATATTTTCTGGTATACTGATGTCTTCATATTTATTTCTATTAGTCATTAAACTTCACCTCATCTTCTTTCAAATATTTATTTAGCTTTTTTATTGTCCTATATAACTTACTTTTTATAGTATTTTCAGGTATAGACAATACTTCTGATATTTCTCTAAAATTAAGTTCTTGAAAATATTTCAATATTATAATTGTCTTTTCATCATCAGGTAATCTATCCATAAGGTCGTATAAATCCATTCTATCTTCCATTGATAATGATGTATTTATATCTTTAATATTTTCTATATTGTGTTCATCTAAATAGACATATTTATTTGTTTTCTTAAAAAAATCATTTGCACAATTAATTATTATTCTTATCATCCATGTTTCAAAATATTTTTCATCCCTTAATTTGTGAAAAGATATGTATCCTTTATAAACTGCTTCTGATAGAATGTCCAAGGCATCATCTTCGTTTTTTACATAACAATATGCAAATCTATATAATTTATCTCTACTCTTTTCTAAAATCTCACTAAATCTTTTTTGTGAATTTATTTTACTTAAAAATTTCAGAACATCACCTTCTTCACTATAATTAAATATTTTCTAAATTAATTTATTATATATTTTTTCTTATTTCTACAGACAAGCTTCCGTATGCATGCATTAAAGTTAATGTACAATCATCTAAATTCCAAATACAATATTTTCTATCCTCTACTTCACTTTCTTTAGAATCATCATTTCTTTCTGAATATTTTCCAAAAGCTTTATTCAATAATTCAATATTTCCATCATAATCAGTATCATTAGGCAATATATTTACTGAATCTACTACTTTATTCTCATTATAACCAATAGTTACAAGGGCATTTCCTTTTAAAACATCTATATTATATTCTCTACTAAAAACAATCCCATTTTCTTCTTTTCCTTCACCTAACTTTTTCACTACATATTCGTCACTTTTCCCTACTATTTCAGTTAATGAACCTAGTATACTCTCTGCTTGTTTTTCTTCATTGACACTTACCTTAACTGTAGTTTCTTTTTCTGAACTACTTTTAGTGTTAACACACCCAGACAAAGACATCATAGTTAAAATCCCCATTAATAATAAAAATATTTTTTTCATTTAAGTCCTCCTAAAAATTTTCTTTTATGCTAATTAGACTGCTAATTTATAAAAATAGTTTCACAAGAAAATATTTTTTTTACCTATAAACAAAAAACTATCCAATTAGTAGATTTAAAATCTGCTAATTGGATAGTTTCCTTCTAAATTTTCATTTTAATCTATTTATCTACGGTGACTCCCCCCACACCATCCATAAACCATTTCTGAGCAATCAAGAATAATATAAGTAGTGGTAATACTGTTATTGTACTTGCAGCCATTATTTCTGGCCACTTTGTTCCATATGCACCATCTTGAATAAAAAACTGTCTTATTCCAGCTGAAATCAAAAATTTCTCTGGACTTTTTGTTATCAATGATGGATACATATATTCATTATAATAAGTAACAAAGCTTATTAAACCAAAAGTTATAAAGGTTGGCTTAGTTAACGGAAACATTATCTTCCACAAAATTTTTATGTGAGATGCACCATCAACTCTTGCAGCTTCTATAAAACTTTTATCCACCTGTATAAATGCCTGTCTAATAAGAAATATTCCAAGTACATTTACAAGATTACTTATTGTAAGTCCTGTAAGAGTATCTAGTAAATTAAGTTTTCCAAGAATAATGTAACATGGCACATAAGTTACTGCTGATGGAAGCATATATGTACACATTACTATTCCAAATAATACTTTTCTTCCTGCAAATTTAAACTGTGTTAAAGCATAAGCAATCATTGCTGCACTTATTATTTGAAATATTACTTCAATTGTTGCAACGGAAAGACTGTTAAACATATAAGTTCCAAATGGAGCTTCTTTAAAAACATCACTAAATATATGCCAGTTTGGATTTGCTGGGATTATATTAGGAGGAAATGTAAATATTTCCTGTCTTGATTTCAATGCGCTTGTAACCATCCATATAAAAGGAAAGAATGTAGCTATGCTTATAAATATTAATAATATATGTCTTGAAAATGTGCCAATTCTTTCTTTTAATGTCTTTTTAGGAATATAAATTTTTTTATCTGTATCTAATAATTCTGATATATTCAATTCCTCAATATTATTGTTAATATCTATGTTCATAAACATCCTTCTCCTTTTTATATTAATAATGAACCCATTTCTTTGATGCAATAAATTGAATTCCAGCAAGACATCCTATGATAAGTAATATAATAACTGCTATAGCTGTTGCTTCACCTATATTAAAATTTTCAAATGCAGTCTGATAATATAAATAAAGTATAGTTCTTGTACTTCCAGATGGCCCTCCTTGAGTAAGAACCTGAATCTGATCGTATGCTTGTATAGAATTAATTGTTGTAATTATAGTTAAGAAAAAAGTAGTAGGTGATATTAAAGGTAATGTTATTTTTTTAAACTTCTGCCATGAACCTGCTCCATCAACTGCTGCTGCTTCATATAATTCCTTTGGAACCCTCTCTAATGCAGTAAGATAAAATATCATTGCCCATCCAAAACCCTTCCACACAGTCACTAAAATTACGGCTGTCATTGCTGTATCTGAACTTTGAAGCCATTGACTTTTAGGCATATTAAGCAATTGTAAAATATAATTTGCAAGTCCATATTGTGGCTCAAATATCCAGCTCCATACTATTGAAATGACAACTGTAGGAGTAACCCATGGAGAAAAAATTATAGCTTTGTATATTGCTGATCCAGTTATTTTCTTTCTTAGTATAACTGCTGCTAAAAGCCCCAATGCTATAGTAGGTACTAGGGTTCCCAATGTAAATATTAAAGTATTTTTAAGTGCATCATAAAACATACTATCTGAAAATATATTTCTATAATTTTCAAAACCTACAATGTTATATGCAGAACTCATGTAATCCCAGTCTGTAAAGCTCATAAATATTGCTTCACCCATTGGAAACAGCCAGAATACTCCAAGTGGAATTAGTGCTGGTAATATAAACATTAAAACTCTCATTAAATTTTTAATTTTTCTTTTATTAATTGTTTTTCTTCTATCTATAATCACCATTACTACTCCTCTTTTAATTAATATAAATCAGCTAACATCTATACTTAAAATTGAAAATTAAATTCCATAGGAATTTCCCCACAAAACAGTTAACTATAATTATTAACTGTTAACTGCTAATTGTATTGCCAATTATTTCTTTACTGAATCAAGTGCCTTTTGTGCTGTCTTTTGAGCTTCATCTAAAGCTTCTTTAGCTGGAACATTTTCTATTTCTACTTTATCAGCTGCAATCTTAAGAGCATCACTTATCTTTCCACCTGTTGGATCAATAAATGCTTGTGATGCATGTGCTGCCTGTAATGTTGGAACTAATGCATATGGCTTATCACTTACATATTCTTTAAATGCTGGATCATTAGGACTTTCTTTATTAACTGCGATATATCCTGATGCTATTGACCACTCTGCATTAACTTTTGGACTTGTGAAATATTTTATAAATTCATAAGCACCTTGCTTTTCTTCATCACTTACATTCTTAGGTATTACTAAAAATCTTGCTTCTGCAACAGGTTTTGATTCTTTACCTTCTTTAAATGCTGGCTGTTCATATGCTGATAATATATTAAAATCTAAATCTCCCTGATCTCCTGCTGATCCTGTATATCCTGCTGTCTTTTGTTCCATAGCATCAGCAACTGTATCATTCCAATACTGCCAGCCTTGTCCACCAGAGTGAATTCTCATAATTTTATCTTCATGTATCCATTTTCTAAAACTATCCCAAGCTTCAACCCATTCATCACTATTAATCATTACTTTTGTTTTATCATCACTTAAAACTTGCCCACCATTACTTAAAGCTGCATCAACTAAGTTGTCTGGTCCTTTCATTGGTTCCCATCCATAAAATGAAACTTCGTCACCATCTTTTTTAACAAGCTTTGAAGCTGCATCAGCTAGTCCACTCCAAGTCTTTAATGAATCTTCACTTATTCCTGCATCTTTAAATGCTTTAGTATTATAATATAAAAGCTGAGTTGTTCCGTATATTGGGAAGGCATATTGTTTACCCTCCTGCTTTCCTGGCTCTATAAAAGCACTTAAGTAATTATCTGCATTATATTCAGAATCCTTACTTGCAATTTCATTTATATCTGTTAGTAAATCCTTTGATCCTAATGTATATTGCTTATCTGGTTCTAAAAGTGCAAGAGCTGGTGTTTTTTTAGCTGATATTGCAGCTTGAAGATTTTTATATGTTGTATCATAATCATCTTGGGCTATAGGCCTAACTTCATATTTATCTTGTGAACTATTAAAGTCACGTACTATTTTCTGCATATTCTCGTCAAGCTTTCCTCCAAGTCCATACCAATATTCAATTTGAATTTTTCCATCAGAAGTTTTTGTTGCTTCTGCCACTTTGTTTTCTGTTTTTGTGCCACATGCCATCATACTTCCTGTCATTACAGATATTAAACCTGCGACACAAATTTTTTTAATAAACTTGTTCATTTTTATCCCCCTTTAAATATCCTATAAGTTAAAACATTTATTGCAATTTGCTAAATGCAAATAATATATATTGCACTATGAACTTTAGAATTATAATCTAGAAATCATATAGTGATTTCAACATTCAAATTTATCAGGTATCAATTGCAACATAATATTTTAAATATTAATTTTCTAATCCTAAAATCAACTACTTTATAGTTCATTTTTTGAACATCTTTATAATAACAGCGTTCATCGTTCAACACAATATGTTCAAGTAAATTTTTCCAAAAATAATATATGCATACACAAAAAAAGTCCAGATATCTATATAATAAATATCTGAACTTCTTTCATAAAAGTTGTGGTTTAAATATATTTTTAATTTGTTAATAAAAGGGCTTATTAAAGTATGTGCTTATTAAGCTTGAACTCCAGCATCTGCATGTGCATTTTTAGCTGCAATTTCATCTGCATAAGCCATAGCATCGATTTTCTTGAAGAATGGTAAGTAAATCAATCCTCCAATTACTATTACAACAAATTGCATTACTGCATATTTCCATCCACCAATGATTAAACCTGAAAGAACTGGTGGTACTGTCCAAGGTGGTAATTGTCCACCCATTGGAGGTAGAATCTCAGTTGCAATTGCAAAGTACAACAATAGTGCATTTACTACTGGTACTATAATAAATGGTACACCCATGATTGGGTTTAACACTATTGGAGTACCAAATAATATTGGTTCATTTATATTAAATAAATTTGGTGTGATTGCAAGTTTTCCTAACTGCTTATATTGAGCAGATTTAGCTAAGAATAACATTGCCATTGTTAATCCAAGTGTTTGACCACTACCAGCTAAGTTTATGAAATTATCATAAAATTGTTGAGTAACAATATGAGCGCCATGAGCAAGATCAAGAGTTCCTGCTGCCTGTAAAAGTGCATTATCAGCTGTATTAGGAGTTAATAAACTTCCTACCATACCACCAACAGTTACACCACCATGGATTCCGAAGAACCATAAGAATGGAACGAAGAATGCTATAATAACTGCACCAAATGGTGAGTCTGAAGCCATTTGTAATGGTTGTTGAACAATTTTATAAATTACTTCAACAAGTGAAGAATTAAATCCAAATTTAAATACTGCATAAACAATATCTGCTACTATAAAGATTACAGCTGCTGGAATTAAAGCTGAGAATCCATTTACAACGCCTTCTGGAACACCTTCTGGCATTTTAATTCTCATATCTTTCTTAATCATTAATGAATAAGCCCATGCAACAAGTAAACTTACTAATATAGCGGTAATCATACCTTTACCACCCATCCAGTCTCTTGGAATTACAGAACCTACTTTAAAAGCTTCTGTTGCTCCTTCTGGTGTAAATTCTACCCAGTCATTAGTTATAATTAAGAATGTACTTAATGACAATACTGCTGATGAGAAAGGCTCAACCCCTTCATTTTTAGCATAAACATATGCCATACCCATAACAGCTACTAAAGCCATTATGCTCATTGTACCATTTTGAACCTTGTATAATGGATCATTCCAATTTGGTCCAAATGTATTTGCACAAAAATCAGTAAATGATTTTAATGGAAATGCTGCTACAAGTAAGAACATTGATCCAATAATATTTAATGGTAGAGTATATAACATACCATCTTTTAATGCCTGAACACCTTTTAAATTAACGAATTTCATTACTACAGGAACTACTTTTTCGTTTAAGGTTTGATTTAGTGACATAATATTTCCCCCTTATAAATTTAATAATATGAATAATTACAAATAAAGATTTGCTATTATTTCTCTAAATATTGATATGCTTTTCAGTTATGACTTTCTTAATTTCCTTCAAATGAGCTTCAATGAACTTAATTCTTGGTATGTCCAAAACTTCATTATCAACTATTAAATCCACATCACCAAAACTATTTTTAGTAATTAACATAATCTTACTTAGATATCTTAGGACTATTAAATAATCCTAAGATATCTTTAAATAATCAAAATAATTTATTTAACTAATCCTAATGCTAAATCTAAAACCTTAGCACCATTCATCATTCCATAATCAACCATTGGTATAACTTCTACTGGAATTCCTTTTGGACCGCAAAGAGCTTTTGCATTTGCTAATCTGTATCCAACTTGTGGTCCAAGTAATGCAACATCCATTGATTCTAAATGTTTGTCCATTTGAGATTCTGGAAATGCTGCAATATCAGCCTCTACTCCTTTAGCTTTTGCTGCATCCTTCATTTTGTTTACTAAAACACTTGTAGACATTCCTGATGCACAGAATAATTTGATTGTAATCATGATAAATTCCCCCTTAAATTAACTTTTTATTTTATATTTATTTAATTATATTTTTTGAATATAAGTATTTAACTAGAATCTTATTATTAACTATTTAATTAAAGTATTTACTACTTTTCTTAATTCAATAATTTGTTCTATTAAGTTCTTTTCTGAAATAGCTGTCATTAAATGATCCTGAGCATGTACAAATAAGATTGAAAAATCAACTTTTTCTCCACCTGCTTCTTTTTGTAACATTTCAGTTTGTGCATCATGAGCTTTTGCTAAAGCATCATTTGCTAACTGCATTTCTTGTTCAGCTTCTTCATATTCTCCTTCATTTACTTTGTTTAACGCCATGTAAGCGTGGTTTTTACAATCACCAGCATTGATTATTATGTTCATTATCTGCATTTCTAATTGTTCCATTTATTGTTCCCCACCTTCTGTTTTATTTCTTACACCAATATATAAAGCAATTCGTATACCAAACACTAAACAAAAAAATATAATTATTAGTATTTACACTGATAAACACTAGCTTAAATTACTATCTGCCTAAGTTTTCATTTCTTGATTTTTTTTTATATTTTTCTATTTTTTATATGTAAAAAACAGTGTTTGATAAAATTTTTTTAGTGTTTTAATCTTTTTATTCACTGTTTTATATATACATTTATTATATAAACACTATTTAATCCCATATTTGACCATAGCCATATATTTATGATATCATTTTCATGTAAAGAACATATCATTTGCTTATTAAAAGCAAGTGATATTAGTGTTTACAGCTTACTTGATATAAAAAACTTATTTTTACTTTACATACTTTAAACACTAATTTCTTAAATATTTCATAAATATTATGAAGTTAATCCAAAATTTGTACCAGATATATACCTATTTTCTGGTCAATATAAATTAGGAGGATAATTAATGACTAAAAAAGAGTTAATTTTACAAAAACTAAGACAGTTGAACTGTTCTGAAGGAATAGATACTAAAACATTAGCTTCATTAGTAAATATGTCCAGAGCTAATTTAAGCCATGAATTAAATGAATTATGTAAAGAAGGAAAATTAAATAAATCAACCGGAAGACCAGTTTTATTTTATCTAGCTGACTGGAAGAAAAAAGAAGTAAAATCTCAGCTTGATTTATTAGCTGAAAATAATATTTCATTAAAAAGTTCTATCGAACAAGCTAAAGCAGCGATTTTATATCCTCCAAAAGGAATGAACTGTTTAATTTTAGGAAGTACCGGTGTTGGTAAATCCATGTTTGCTTCATTAATGCATAATTACGCCTTAACAATGAATGTAAAAAGTGAAGATTCTCCTTTTATAGTTTTTAACTGTGCTGATTATAGTAATAATCCTCAATTACTGACCTCTCAATTATTTGGTGTAAAAAAAGGTGCTTATACAGGAGCTGAATGTGATAAAACTGGATTAATCGAACAAGCTGATGGCGGAATTTTATTTCTAGATGAAGTACATAGACTTCCTCCAGAAGGTCAGGAAACTCTTTTTGTATTCCTCGATACAGGTACTTTTAGACGTGTAGGTGACTCTGAATCAAGAAAATCTGATGTTTTAATAATCTCAGCAACTACTGAAAATCCTGACTCTGCACTTCTTAACACTTTTAGAAGGAGAATACCTATTGTTATAACTATTCCTTCATTGAAAGAAAGAACTCTTGAGGAACGACTATATCTTATAAAAAGCTTCTTTAAATATGAAAGTATAAGATTAAGTAAAGATATATATGTTTCTTTAAACTCACTCAGAGCACTCTTATCATATGACTGTCCAAACAATATAGGACAATTAAAAAGTGATGTTCAGATGCTTTGCGCAAAAGCATATTCTGAATTCTTAACAAATGTAAGAGGTGATGTTAGAATCCACAGTGGAAACCTTACACCATACATTAAAGAAGGACTTTATAAAGAAAAAGAACATAGAATATTGTGGAATAATTTAATGAGCGATGAAAT
This genomic interval carries:
- a CDS encoding carbohydrate ABC transporter permease — translated: MIIDRRKTINKRKIKNLMRVLMFILPALIPLGVFWLFPMGEAIFMSFTDWDYMSSAYNIVGFENYRNIFSDSMFYDALKNTLIFTLGTLVPTIALGLLAAVILRKKITGSAIYKAIIFSPWVTPTVVISIVWSWIFEPQYGLANYILQLLNMPKSQWLQSSDTAMTAVILVTVWKGFGWAMIFYLTALERVPKELYEAAAVDGAGSWQKFKKITLPLISPTTFFLTIITTINSIQAYDQIQVLTQGGPSGSTRTILYLYYQTAFENFNIGEATAIAVIILLIIGCLAGIQFIASKKWVHY
- a CDS encoding ABC transporter substrate-binding protein; its protein translation is MNKFIKKICVAGLISVMTGSMMACGTKTENKVAEATKTSDGKIQIEYWYGLGGKLDENMQKIVRDFNSSQDKYEVRPIAQDDYDTTYKNLQAAISAKKTPALALLEPDKQYTLGSKDLLTDINEIASKDSEYNADNYLSAFIEPGKQEGKQYAFPIYGTTQLLYYNTKAFKDAGISEDSLKTWSGLADAASKLVKKDGDEVSFYGWEPMKGPDNLVDAALSNGGQVLSDDKTKVMINSDEWVEAWDSFRKWIHEDKIMRIHSGGQGWQYWNDTVADAMEQKTAGYTGSAGDQGDLDFNILSAYEQPAFKEGKESKPVAEARFLVIPKNVSDEEKQGAYEFIKYFTSPKVNAEWSIASGYIAVNKESPNDPAFKEYVSDKPYALVPTLQAAHASQAFIDPTGGKISDALKIAADKVEIENVPAKEALDEAQKTAQKALDSVKK
- a CDS encoding PTS sugar transporter subunit IIC, translating into MSLNQTLNEKVVPVVMKFVNLKGVQALKDGMLYTLPLNIIGSMFLLVAAFPLKSFTDFCANTFGPNWNDPLYKVQNGTMSIMALVAVMGMAYVYAKNEGVEPFSSAVLSLSTFLIITNDWVEFTPEGATEAFKVGSVIPRDWMGGKGMITAILVSLLVAWAYSLMIKKDMRIKMPEGVPEGVVNGFSALIPAAVIFIVADIVYAVFKFGFNSSLVEVIYKIVQQPLQMASDSPFGAVIIAFFVPFLWFFGIHGGVTVGGMVGSLLTPNTADNALLQAAGTLDLAHGAHIVTQQFYDNFINLAGSGQTLGLTMAMLFLAKSAQYKQLGKLAITPNLFNINEPILFGTPIVLNPIMGVPFIIVPVVNALLLYFAIATEILPPMGGQLPPWTVPPVLSGLIIGGWKYAVMQFVVIVIGGLIYLPFFKKIDAMAYADEIAAKNAHADAGVQA
- a CDS encoding family 1 glycosylhydrolase, which gives rise to MVLRYLSKIMLITKNSFGDVDLIVDNEVLDIPRIKFIEAHLKEIKKVITEKHINI
- a CDS encoding PTS sugar transporter subunit IIB produces the protein MITIKLFCASGMSTSVLVNKMKDAAKAKGVEADIAAFPESQMDKHLESMDVALLGPQVGYRLANAKALCGPKGIPVEVIPMVDYGMMNGAKVLDLALGLVK
- a CDS encoding PTS lactose/cellobiose transporter subunit IIA, whose product is MEQLEMQIMNIIINAGDCKNHAYMALNKVNEGEYEEAEQEMQLANDALAKAHDAQTEMLQKEAGGEKVDFSILFVHAQDHLMTAISEKNLIEQIIELRKVVNTLIK